The Streptomyces sp. ALI-76-A nucleotide sequence GACGAGGGCGGCGGCTCCGAGGACCCGCCGCACGGTGCGTGGCAGCCATGGATCCACCCAGTACGCGGTGCCCCAGCGGCACAGAAATCACAAAAGAACGTCAGGATGATTGACGCTCACATGACCAAGCCCTACGTTCTGATCGATTTTCCGAACCGCGTTCGAAATCCCGGCCGTTTCGGCTGTTCCCGCACGCCACCTTGGAGCGCAAGATGAGCGAAAGCCCCCTCCTGACCCGTCGTGCCCTCCTGGGCATGACCGCCGCCGTCCCCCTCACCCTGGCGCTCGGCACGGGCACCGCCCACGCCGCCGACTCGGCGTACGCGATGGTCTACTTCACCGAGTCGACCAATCTCGGCGACGGCACCGACTACGGCCTGCACCTGGCCGTCAGCCCCGACGGACTGAACTGGACCCCGCTCAACCAGAACAACCCCTTGGCGACCCCCACCGCCGGAGCGCTGGGTCTGCGTGACCCGTTCCTCATGCGCAAGCAGGACGGCACGTTCGTGGTGCTCGCCACCGACCTCAAGGGCACCGACTGGAGCTACAACAGCCAGTACATCCACGTCTGGGACTCCGCCGACCTGCGCACACTCACCGGCTACCGGCGTCTGAAGCTGCACGACATGAGCACCCACAGCTGGGCGCCCGAGGCGTTCTGGGACGCGGGCCGGGGCCAGTACGCGGTCATCTACTCCTCGGTGAACAACAGCGGCCACAACGTGATCATGGTCAACTACACCAGCGACTTCGTCACCGCCTCCGCACCGCAGGTGTTCTTCGATCCCGGATACGACGTCATAGACGGCGACATGGCCGTGGGCGTGAACGGCTACAACTACCTCTACTACAAGAAGAACCAGACGCTGGTGAGCGCCAGGTCCACCTCCCTGGCCCCCGGCAGTTTCACCGAGTTCAGCGGCGGCGTGGCACACGGCGGCACCGAAGCCCCGACGCTGGTCAAGTCCCTTGCCTCCGGCACCTGGTGGCTGTGGGGTGACACCTACACGCCCAACGGCGTCTTCTACGCCTGGCAGTCCAGCAACCTGGCCTCCGGCACCTGGACGGCGCTCGACCAGAAGACCTACACCCAGCCGGTCAACTCCAAGCACTGCGGCATCACGACGATCACCACGACCGAGTACAACAATCTGCTGGCGAAGTGGGGCGCCCCGGCCTGGAACCGGCTCAAGTCCTACAACTTCCCGGCCCGTTACGTCCGTCACTCCAACTACGCCGCCCGTATCGACGAGTACCCGGTCGAGCCGTACAAGGACTCCCTGTGGACCCTGGCCCCCGGACTCGCCGACAGCTCCGGGGTCTCCTTCCGGTCGGTCAACTACCCGACCCGGTACCTGCGCCACTACAACTACGCGCTCCGACTCGACGAGAACGACGGCACGTCCACGTTCGCCGCGGACGCGACCTTCCACCGCACGGCCGGCCTCGCCGACGCGGGGTGGGCGTCCTTCCGGTCGTACAACAATCCGACCCGCTACATCCGCCACTCGAACTACGTCCTGCGCATCGACCCCATTTCCACGGCCACGGAGCGGCAGGACGCGACCTTCCGAGTCGGGTACTGACCTGGCAGGCTTGAGCATGCCGCACACGCGTCACCGTGCGGCCTCACCCTCGGACCGGCCGGCCTGACGGCCCTGCCGGCCATGAGTCGTAGGCGCCCCTGTCCGCCGAACCGCCCTTCGTCAGCCCCAGCCGGTTCATGTCACCCGCCGTCGATGGGCCGGGCGTCCTGACACGGCTTGGGCGGCGGCATCGACTTCGAGCCGCGCCGGGCGGAGCTCGTTCTCAGTCGTGTCGTGGTGACGCTCAAGGTGTCCTTCACGGTGCGTGCGGGATGCCGGGGCGGGGGCGCCCACGGTCACCCACGGTCCCGGCCCGCGAGCCACCTCCGCCGCTGCCTATCCACAGCCGGGACAGGCTACGCGCCCGGAGGCTGTCCGTACTCGGAGACATGAACGGAAATCGCAGCTCGGGGACTTCCTACAGGCCCGGCGCTCGCAACCGCACCCGGAGGACGCCGGGGTGCCCATCTACGGTGAACGCCGGCGTGTGCCGGGTCTTCGGCGCGAGGAACTGGCGCTGCTGGCGGGCGTGAGCGCCTCGTACTGCACCAGGCTGGAACAGGGGCACTCACCGAGCGCGTCCGCGGAGGTGCTGGACGCGCTCGCCGGGGCTCTGCGGCCGAACGAGTCCGAACGGCGGTACCTGCACGACCTGACCCGGGTGAACAGGCAGCGCAGCCGGGGCCGGCGACCCGCACCGGAGCGGGTGACACCGGCGACGCGCCAACTGCTGGACGTACTGGGGGACGTACCGCGCTCGTGCTGGGCCGGCGCACCGACGTGCCGGCGTGGAACCGCCTGGGCCACGCGTTGTTCGCCGGGCACTTGGCCCCCAGCGCCCCGCAGACACCGGCGCAGCGCCCGAACATGGCCAGGCTGATGTTCCTCGACTGTCATTTCCGTGAGCTGTACGCGGACTGGCCCGGCAAGGCCAGAGCGGCCAGTAGACCCGGATCGGCCTCCGGAGGCAGGTCGCCGTCGTCGACGGCGCGCTGGAACCGCTCTCGGACGCAGGAGCAGCCGTAATCGCGCCAGGCGAGCCTTCGGTGTAGCGCTCCAGGGCCTGCGCACCATGACGGGCGCACGCGCGCCGCAGCAATCGGCGATCAGCCGCAGCAATCGGCGATCAACTGCCGGAGAGGGCTTGAAGCCGCTGCGTGCGCTCGCGCGCACAGCCTCTGTCGGCACGACGCGGGGCCAGCCGTCGGAAGAGGGCGGGCAGCCGTCTACGCCGCTTCGGCGTTGTCCTGATCCAGTGCCGTGCGCAGCCAGTCGTCCGCGGAGCCCGGGGTCGGCTCGGGCCGGCCACCCGGTGGCGTGAGCACCACGGCCGTCAACTCCCAGTACCGCTCCAGACGCGGCCCGGCCGCGAGCCGCGTGGCCAGCAGGCGGCGGAACTCCCGGGTGTCCCGGCCGCCGTACACGCTCGCGTACACCGCCACATAGGCGTCCAACGCCTCACCGGGGAACGGATCCCGTGCCCGGCGCAGTTGCGGCCCCGCGAGCTCGTACGCCTCGGCGAGGCCCGCGTACAGCACCGCCGCCCCGCGGGCCCCGGCCACCCGGTGCACGTCCGGCTGGGGCTGCCGGCCGGGCGCACAGGGGCCTGTCGTCATCGCGTGCAGGTGGGCGAAGGCGAGCACCTGCGCCGGGTCCGGATCGTCCGGCGGCTGTGGGACGGCCACCTCCAGAAACGCCGCCGTCGCCCGGGCCGGCATCCGCGGCGGCAGCCAGCCGCGCCAGAAGCGGGCCAGCGGTGCCGTGCTCGGCGGGCTGCTCACCGCGCCGATCAGCCGCAGCCGGCCGGCCCGCTCCGCTGGTGTGGACTCCCCCACCAGCCGCAGCGCCGCCTCCCGCCAGCGCAACGCCCTCAGCTCACTGCCCAGTTCGCGCAGACGGCCCGCGACGGCGTCCTCCAGCACCCGGCCCGCCGCACCCTCGTCCTCCAGGACCCGGCGCACCTCGGGCAGCGGCAGATCAAGAGCGCGCAGTGAGCGGATCAGCCGCAGCCGCTCCAGCGCCTCAGGGCCGTACCGGCGATGCCCGCCGCCGCTGCGGGACGCCTCGGGCAGCAGGCCCCGGTCGGAGTAGAAACGGACGGTCTTCACGGTGACACCCGCCCGCTCGGCGAGCTCGCCGATGCTCCAGAGCACCTCGTGCGACCTGGACAGTTGAACCTCCCTCTGGGGGAGCTCCTACGGTACCGGCGCGCGGATCGGGCGAAGGCCCCGGTCCGCAGGACCACGGCGGGCGCGACCGGCGCCACGTCTGGTGACGAACCCGAGGAGAGGGCCATGACCGTGTTCATCCTGGTGGCCGGCGTGTTCACCGGCACCCATGTGTGGCAGGAGACGGCCGCGGAACTGGCCGCGGCGGGCGGCGAGGTGCACGCGGTCCCGCTCAGCGGAGTGGACGCGGGCCACCCCGCCCCGTCGGCCCGCGCCGACCTGGAGACGCACGTCGAGGACGTGATCGCGGTGATCGACGCGGTGGACGCAGCGTCCGGCCGGGAGATCGTGCTCGTCGGTCACGACTACGGCATCCATCCGGTGCTCGGTGCCGCCGACCGGCGCCCGCAGCGCGTGGCCCGCGTCGTGTACCTGGACTGTGCGATGCCGCAGGACGGCGTCCCGGCCCTGGCCGCCGTACCGGACCAGACCGTGCGCGGGCAGCTGGTCGAGCGGCTCCGACGCGGGGAGACTGCGGGTGCGTTGGCGCCGCCGGCTCGCGACGAGTGGCAGCGCTGGGGCAGTACCGCCGGTGTCTCCGACGGGGCACTGGACCGGCTCACCGCCCTTGCCGCTCCGCAACCGCTGGGCACCCTGCTCCAGCCGCTGCGGCTGACCGGAGCGGTGGCCACCGTGCCCACCACCGGGGTGCTGTGCACCCGTAACGGCGTCAGTATCGATCTGGTGCAGCGGCTCGTCGACTTCGGTGACCCCCGGGCGGCGGCCCTGACCGGCCCCCAGGTCAGCTTCTTCGAACTGCCCACCGGCCACTGGCCGATGCTGTCCTGCCCCGCCGAGCTGGCGGACGTCCTGCTGCGCGCCGCGGCCGGCGAGGGCCGCCGCCTGCGACCGGCCGGTGCCGGCACACCACCCGCCCATCTGCGCCCGTTCCCGCTGGACGTGCCCGAACTGCCCCGGGACCGCAGGGGACATGTCGATCTGTACGTCCCCGGCACCGAGGGCGGGCGACGACCGGCCGTGATCTTCGTGCACGGCGGTCCGGTCCCCGCCGGTGCCCGGCCGACCCCGCGTGACTGGCCGACCCTGGTCGGATACGCCCGCCTGGCCGCCGCCGAAGGCATGGTCGGCGTGACACTCGACCACCGGCTGCACGACATCACCGACTACGAACGCGCCGCCGCGGACGTCACGGCCGCGGTGGAACTGGTGCGCGCCGATCCCCGGGTGGACGCCGACCGGGTCGCCCTGTGGTTCTTCTCCGGTGGCGGCCCGCTCACCGCCGACTGGCTGACGAAACCCCCGGCCTGGCTGCGCTGCCTGGCCGCTTCCTATCCGATCCTGGCGCCGCTGCCCAACTGGGGGCTGACCGACAGCCGGTTCCGCCCCGTCCTGGGGGTCGCGCACGCGGGTGCCCTGCCCATCGTCCTCGTCCGTGCGGGGCGAGAGACACCCGAGATCGCCGCCACCGTGGAGGCGTTCGTGACCGCGGCCGAGGACTGCGGGGCGCACCTGGAACTGGTCGACGTCCCGAACGGCCACCACGGCTTCGAAACCCTCGACGCTCCCGAGGAGACTCGCCCGGCTCTGCTCCACGCCATGCGCTCGGTGGTGACCCACCTGACGTCCTCATGACGACGACCGGCCGCCGCGACGGCGACGCCATCGCGGTGAGACCCGGGCCCCTCACGTGACCGGGAGCTGCGCGGTTCATCACGTGAGGCCGAGGGCGGCAGGGGCGGGAGAGAGTCGGGTCCAGCGCGACGGAGGGCGGAGGCGCGGTGGACATCAGTGCGGGGCCCGTGTCCCGCCCTCGGCCAGGACCTCGGGCGTCAACGCGGCCAGGTCGTACTGCTCACTCTCCGGTGCCAGGACGTGGGACAGGCGCGCCCGCGGTCGCGAGGTCCCGCCACAGCAGGGTCGCCCGAGCGGGAAGGCCGAGCGCGAGCAGGCGTGCACCCGTTGAGCTCTGCGCTCCTCCGCGCGCCTCTGGTCGATCTCCCGGGTCCGGGGTTTCCAGGGTCTCTTCGGCGCGCCGAAGCGGACTTTCGGCGGGCCGGCGCCGTCCGCTTTCCGGGGTGGGTCGCGGAAGCCGTGTCGAGCGCCGCCGAGAACCGAACGTGTCGCCAGCGCGTGATACCGGAGAACGCGCTGGCATGCACACGAGGGCGGGGGAACGCGAGTGGGATCCACGACACGCGCGAGAACGGCGGCACTGGCCGCCGTGGTGGCCGGGGCGCTGGTCACAGGGGCGGTATCGGCCGGCGGACAGCCGGCTCGAGCCGCCGGTTCGGCCACGCACGACGGGCTCGACGAGGCGGAGGGCACGGCGAAGGCCACGGGTGCAGCGAAGCCGCCGGCGACCGTCACGCTGATCACCGGCGACCGCGTGGCCGTCGGCTCCGACGGCCGGGTGGTCCGGCTCGTGCGCGGCAAGGGCCGCGAGGGGATCGGCTTCTCCGTGCGGCGCGCGGCCGGCCACACGTACGTCGTCCCGCAGGACGCCCTGCGCCTGGTCGCCGACGGCGTGCTCGACCGGCAACTCTTCGACGTCGCGGGGTTGGTGAAGGACGGTCACGACGACGCGCACCGCACCACGCTGCCGCTGATCGTCGGTTACCGGCAGGGCCGCGCCGGAGAAGGGGCCCGCACCGCCGGACGCGACCCGTTCGCGGGCGTGGCCGTCCGAGAGCGCCGCGCGCTGTCCGCGGTCGACGGTGAGGCGTTCGAGGCGCCCAAGTCCGCTGCTCCGGCGCTGTGGGCGGCCGTCACAGGCCGCTCCTCGGCTCGTACGGCAGGCGGTACGGCCGCCCCCGCGCGGCCCGTCGCCCGTGTCTGGCTGGACGCGAAGGTCCGGGCCACCCTGGCCGAGAGCGTGCCGCAGATCGGTGCGCCCACCATGTGGAAGGCGGACTACACCGGCAAGGGCGTCAAGGTGGCGGTCCTGGACACGGGGGTGGACCAGACCCACCCGGACCTCAAGGGCGTCGAGACAGCGCAGAAGAACTTCAGCAACTCCCCCGACAGCAAGGACCGCTTCGGGCACGGCACCCACGTGGCCTCCACCCTCGCCGGGAGCGGTGCGAAGTCCGGCGGCCGACACAAGGGCGTGGCGCCCGGCGTGAAGCTGCTGGACGGCAAGGTTCTGGGCGACGACGGCTTCGGGACCACCTCGGACATCGTCGCCGGCATGCAGTGGGCCGTCGACCAGGGCGCGCAGGTCGTCAACATGAGTCTCGGCGCCCCCGACACCCCGGGGGTCGACCCGAAGGAGGCGGCCGTCGCCCGGCTCTCCGGCAAGGCCCTGTTCGTGGTGGCCGCGGGCAACTCGGGCGACGGGCCCCGTACGCTCGGGTCGCCCGGCAGCGCCCCCGCGGCGCTCACCGTCGGGGCCGTGGACAAGCAGGACCGGATCGCCGACTTCTCCAGCCGCGGCCCCAACCTCGACGGCACGCCCAAGCCGGACATCACCGGCCCCGGTGTGGACATCACCGCCGCCCTGACCGGGCAGAGCGAGTCACCCCCGAGCGAGAACTACGTGGCCTACTCCGGTACGTCGATGGCCGCTCCGCACGTCGCGGGCGCCGCCGCCCTGGTGCTCCAGCAGCACCCGGACTGGACCGGAGCCCGGCTGAAGTCGCTCCTGACCGGTTCGGCCGAGCCCAATCCGCTGCTGAACGCCCACCAGCAGGGCGCGGGCCGGGTGAACCTGGAGCGCGCCGCCACGGCTCTGGTCGTCTCCGAGCCCGGCTCCCTCGGTTTCGGCACGCACGCCTGGCCGCACGCCGACGACAAGCCTGCCGCCAAGACCCTCACCTACCGCAACCACGGCACCCAGGCCGTCACCCTGCGGCTGAGTGCCTCAGGCGTCGGCCCGTCGGGCGGTGCGGCGCCGGCCGCCATGTTCACCGTCAAGGACGCGCAGCTCACCGTCCCGGCCGGCGGCACCGCGAAGACCACCGTCACCGCCGACACCCGCAAGGGCACGGTCGACGGCGTCTTCGGCGGCACTGTGCTGGCGTCGGGAGGCGGCCAACAGGTGCGTACCGGTCTCGTGGTCGAGCGGGAGGTGGAGTCGTACGACGTCACGGTGCGGCACATCGACGCCGACGGGGCGAGCCCGGCCACCTACGCGACGACGGTCAACCACGCCGACGGGCTCGGTGAGGCCGTGGAGCTGCCGTTCCGCGAGAACGGCACGGTGGTCCAGCGGCTGCGCAAGGGCTCCTACCAACTGGAGAGCCTGGTCTTCGCCGAGGACAACGAGCTGGGCTTCTTCGTCCAGCCGGTGCTGAAGGTGACCGGGAACGTGTCGGTCACCCTCGACTCTCGCAAGGCCAAGCCGTTCGCCGTGAAGGCCCCGGACCCGGCCGCGAAGCTGGTCACCTCCGTCGTCGGCTACTACGACAACGCCGTGGGCGCGTTCAACTCCTGGTCCACCAACGGGACGCCGCCGATCCGCACCGCCGCCCTCGGCCCGGCCTCCGCCACGATGCGGGCCCAGTTCAACGGGGTGTGGAGGACGCCCGGCGCGGCCGGCAAGAACGTCGACTACCGGCTCGCCTTCAACCGCAAGGGCAGCTTCTTCACCGGCCTGACCCGCACCGTCACCCGGGCCGAGGTCGCCGAGGTGAAGCTCGGTTTCGGCGCCTCCGTCACCGGGGTCAAGGGGCAGGTCCACATCACGCCACTGGACGACCTCGGGAGCAGCGTCGGCATCCAGGACCCGCCGGTGCAGACGCTGCCGCGCGCCGGCACGCACTACCTCAGCACGGCCGGCGTGCGCTGGTCCTGGACGGCCACGCAGCTCGACGCCGGCAGTGAGGCGCGCATGATCTACACAAAGCAGCGGGTGACCTACAAGCCGGGCTCCAGCCACACGCTGAGGTTCAACACCGGCGTGGTCGGCCCCGATCTCGCGGCACGGGGCCCGGAGGAGCAGGACGCCCGGCGCATCCGCGACTACATCGACGCCAGGATCGCGCTGTTCAACGACGGCGGCGGCAACCCGGGGTCCTCGATCGTCACCAGCGGCTTCGCCCGGCTGGAATCCGGCGGACGGATCCTGGCCGAGGGCTCGGCCACGGACTGGCTGAGCACCGAGGTTTCCGCCGCCTCCGCCGCGTACCGTCTGACGGTCGAGGCGAGCCGCTCCGCCAAGGACACCTCCACCAGCACGAAGGTGGCGGGGGTGTGGACCTTCACCTCGGCCCGCCCGACGTCGAACGGCTCGGTCAAGCTGCCGCTGTCGACGGTGCGGCTCACGCCGAAGCTGAGCCTGCACGGGACGGCTCCGGCAGGTGGCACGCTCACGGTGCCGCTGAAGCTGAGCGGCGCGGCAGCCCCGGCCGGGCGGGTCGCCACGCTGGCCGTGAAGGTCTCCTACGACGGCGGCCGGACCTGGAAGCCGCTCACCGTGACGAGCGACGCGAACGGGGCGCGCTCGGTGCGTGTGACGCACCCGGCGACCGCCAAGGCAGTCTCCTTCCGGGTGGATCTGAAGGACAAGGGCGGCAACACCGTGCGCCAGACGATCACGAACGCCTACCGGCTCGCTCCGTGAGGTGACCCCACGACGCTGACCGTCGCCCGGCGGCCGTGGACTCTCCGGCCTGGTCCCCTCACCCACGGGACCGGGCCGGGGGCTTCGCTCGCCACCTCGCTGTCCGTCATCGTCATGTCCGCGCCTTCCAGTCCCCGGTTCCGGTGCGAGGACCAGTCCGGTGGGCCGCACGGCGCGGGCACCACGGACTCGCCGCGGCGTGCAGCGACCCGGCTCGACGTCGCGCCGGCGGTGCGGGCGGAGCCGACCCCGCCGGCTCAGTCGTGACGGGCGAGCTTCACCGCGGACGCGAGCAGGATCGCGGCCAGCGCGGGGATGAGCACCAGGCTTGGGAAGACGCCGAGCAACAGCCCGCCCAGCAGGGCCCCCGCGATCGAACCCGCGGCCATGACCAGGGTGAAGCGGACGTTGGCGCCGACCACCGCGAAGCTCCCGTCACGGCTGTAGCGGGCGAAGGCCACCAGCATGGTCGGCAGCGACACCAGCAGAGACAGGCTTCCGGCCGTCTTGATGTCCACGGCGAACAGCAGCACGATCGTCGGAATCAGCAGCTCACCCCCGGCTACCCCCATGATCGCCGCCACCACCCCGATGCCGAACCCGGCCACCACCCCGCAGGGCACCTGCGCCCACAGCGGCAGCGCCGACGGCCCCATGGTGCTGATGTGCGTGATGATCAAGGCCGCGGCCATCAGCACCATCAGCGCCGCCAGCACCTTGTACAGGGTGGAGCTGCGCATCCGTACCGCCCAGGCCGCCCCGGCCCACGCACCGAGCAGGCTCCCGGCCAGCAGGTTGACCGCGACGGGCCAGTGGGCTGCCACCTCGGAGGCCGGGACCGCCGCCAGCCGGGCGGGCAGCGCGACCAGGACCACGACCAGGCTCATCGCCTTGTTGAGGATCACGGCTGAGAGCGCGGCGAACCCGAACAGACTGATCAGCAGCGGCAGCCGGAACTCCGCGCCGCCCAGACCGATCATCCCGCCCAGCGCTCCGATCGCCGCCCCCGCACCGAACACCAGGGGCGGCGCGTGCGTCGCACGGGCGGGGGCCATGCCGTTTTCCGCGGTCATGACGAGCATCCTCGCCGGTGGCGACCTCCGGCGAAACCTCCGAATCCCCGGCGGGCCGTCACACAGGTCGGGCGGTGTGCACCTCCAGGGCGACGCGGACCGCCGACTCCAGGGCTCCCTCGATCCAGGCCGGCTTGAGGGAGGTGTGGTCGCCCGCGAAGTGCAGCGGGCCCTCGGGCGCGGGGATGGAGGGCAGCAGCTCGGTGTGCTGGCCGGGCAGCAGTACGGACGCCTCTCCGTACGCGTAGGGGTCGCGCAGCCAGCTCTGGGTGCGTCCGGCGCCGGTGTAGAAGACCTCGACGCGCTGGCCGTAGACCTGCTGCAGTCCGCACAGGGCGTACGGGTAGCGGGCCTCGTCGTCCAGGGAGTCCCAGCGCAGTGCGTCGTCCGCCCAGCTGTAGGAGGCCAGGACCACTCCCCCGGAGCTGCCGGGCACCGGATGGGAGGGGTGGTACATGAACCGGTTGGCGCTGTCCGACACCGAGCCGCCGCCCACGACGTGCGCGGCCTCGGGCTGGTCGCGGGAGACGGCACGGTTGGCCGCGTAGTGAGTGCGCTGGCCCGGGGTGATGTGGCCGTCCGGGACGGAGGGATGGGCGCCGAGCAGGCTGCCGTCGGAGGGTGCGCGGCCGGTGCGGTAGGCGTCGTACACCTTCGGGCCGATCCGGTCCAGCTCGCGCTTCCAGTCGGCCTCCGTGAACTCCCACCAGCGGCGGCTGAACTCCAGCAGCACCTTCGTGGCGCTGTCGTAGTGCAGTTCCGCGACCGCGCGGCGCTTGCGGTACGACATCAAGGGGCTGATCTGTACGTGCCGCAGCCCGGAGAAGGGCACGGTGACCACGGCGGCGTCCGCGGTGAACTGCTCGCGCACCACCGGGCCGTCGCGCCCCTCGGAGACCGTGTCCACCCACACGCGAGCGCCCTCGCGGCCGACGTGCCGGGTGTCGGAGGAAGGGCGGTCGGGGTCGTGGTACTCGACGCGGGTGACCCGGCGGTCGAACCGGACCGTGTCGCGCACCTGCGCCAGCAGCGCGTCCGGCAGTACGGCCGTACCGCCCTCCAGCTCCCAGAAGGCGGTGTCGGGACTGATGAGGGAGGAGCCGATGAAGCTGTGGATGAACGACAGGGGCAGGCGTGAGGTCAGGTTCTCCAGGGTGCCGATCAGGTCGACCGTGCGCTCGTCCAGACCCGCGTGCTCGGTCAGGAAGCGGAACATCGACCAGTCAC carries:
- a CDS encoding glycoside hydrolase family 43 protein, whose translation is MSESPLLTRRALLGMTAAVPLTLALGTGTAHAADSAYAMVYFTESTNLGDGTDYGLHLAVSPDGLNWTPLNQNNPLATPTAGALGLRDPFLMRKQDGTFVVLATDLKGTDWSYNSQYIHVWDSADLRTLTGYRRLKLHDMSTHSWAPEAFWDAGRGQYAVIYSSVNNSGHNVIMVNYTSDFVTASAPQVFFDPGYDVIDGDMAVGVNGYNYLYYKKNQTLVSARSTSLAPGSFTEFSGGVAHGGTEAPTLVKSLASGTWWLWGDTYTPNGVFYAWQSSNLASGTWTALDQKTYTQPVNSKHCGITTITTTEYNNLLAKWGAPAWNRLKSYNFPARYVRHSNYAARIDEYPVEPYKDSLWTLAPGLADSSGVSFRSVNYPTRYLRHYNYALRLDENDGTSTFAADATFHRTAGLADAGWASFRSYNNPTRYIRHSNYVLRIDPISTATERQDATFRVGY
- a CDS encoding MerR family transcriptional regulator yields the protein MSRSHEVLWSIGELAERAGVTVKTVRFYSDRGLLPEASRSGGGHRRYGPEALERLRLIRSLRALDLPLPEVRRVLEDEGAAGRVLEDAVAGRLRELGSELRALRWREAALRLVGESTPAERAGRLRLIGAVSSPPSTAPLARFWRGWLPPRMPARATAAFLEVAVPQPPDDPDPAQVLAFAHLHAMTTGPCAPGRQPQPDVHRVAGARGAAVLYAGLAEAYELAGPQLRRARDPFPGEALDAYVAVYASVYGGRDTREFRRLLATRLAAGPRLERYWELTAVVLTPPGGRPEPTPGSADDWLRTALDQDNAEAA
- a CDS encoding alpha/beta fold hydrolase, with product MTVFILVAGVFTGTHVWQETAAELAAAGGEVHAVPLSGVDAGHPAPSARADLETHVEDVIAVIDAVDAASGREIVLVGHDYGIHPVLGAADRRPQRVARVVYLDCAMPQDGVPALAAVPDQTVRGQLVERLRRGETAGALAPPARDEWQRWGSTAGVSDGALDRLTALAAPQPLGTLLQPLRLTGAVATVPTTGVLCTRNGVSIDLVQRLVDFGDPRAAALTGPQVSFFELPTGHWPMLSCPAELADVLLRAAAGEGRRLRPAGAGTPPAHLRPFPLDVPELPRDRRGHVDLYVPGTEGGRRPAVIFVHGGPVPAGARPTPRDWPTLVGYARLAAAEGMVGVTLDHRLHDITDYERAAADVTAAVELVRADPRVDADRVALWFFSGGGPLTADWLTKPPAWLRCLAASYPILAPLPNWGLTDSRFRPVLGVAHAGALPIVLVRAGRETPEIAATVEAFVTAAEDCGAHLELVDVPNGHHGFETLDAPEETRPALLHAMRSVVTHLTSS
- a CDS encoding S8 family serine peptidase; translated protein: MGSTTRARTAALAAVVAGALVTGAVSAGGQPARAAGSATHDGLDEAEGTAKATGAAKPPATVTLITGDRVAVGSDGRVVRLVRGKGREGIGFSVRRAAGHTYVVPQDALRLVADGVLDRQLFDVAGLVKDGHDDAHRTTLPLIVGYRQGRAGEGARTAGRDPFAGVAVRERRALSAVDGEAFEAPKSAAPALWAAVTGRSSARTAGGTAAPARPVARVWLDAKVRATLAESVPQIGAPTMWKADYTGKGVKVAVLDTGVDQTHPDLKGVETAQKNFSNSPDSKDRFGHGTHVASTLAGSGAKSGGRHKGVAPGVKLLDGKVLGDDGFGTTSDIVAGMQWAVDQGAQVVNMSLGAPDTPGVDPKEAAVARLSGKALFVVAAGNSGDGPRTLGSPGSAPAALTVGAVDKQDRIADFSSRGPNLDGTPKPDITGPGVDITAALTGQSESPPSENYVAYSGTSMAAPHVAGAAALVLQQHPDWTGARLKSLLTGSAEPNPLLNAHQQGAGRVNLERAATALVVSEPGSLGFGTHAWPHADDKPAAKTLTYRNHGTQAVTLRLSASGVGPSGGAAPAAMFTVKDAQLTVPAGGTAKTTVTADTRKGTVDGVFGGTVLASGGGQQVRTGLVVEREVESYDVTVRHIDADGASPATYATTVNHADGLGEAVELPFRENGTVVQRLRKGSYQLESLVFAEDNELGFFVQPVLKVTGNVSVTLDSRKAKPFAVKAPDPAAKLVTSVVGYYDNAVGAFNSWSTNGTPPIRTAALGPASATMRAQFNGVWRTPGAAGKNVDYRLAFNRKGSFFTGLTRTVTRAEVAEVKLGFGASVTGVKGQVHITPLDDLGSSVGIQDPPVQTLPRAGTHYLSTAGVRWSWTATQLDAGSEARMIYTKQRVTYKPGSSHTLRFNTGVVGPDLAARGPEEQDARRIRDYIDARIALFNDGGGNPGSSIVTSGFARLESGGRILAEGSATDWLSTEVSAASAAYRLTVEASRSAKDTSTSTKVAGVWTFTSARPTSNGSVKLPLSTVRLTPKLSLHGTAPAGGTLTVPLKLSGAAAPAGRVATLAVKVSYDGGRTWKPLTVTSDANGARSVRVTHPATAKAVSFRVDLKDKGGNTVRQTITNAYRLAP
- a CDS encoding sulfite exporter TauE/SafE family protein, giving the protein MTAENGMAPARATHAPPLVFGAGAAIGALGGMIGLGGAEFRLPLLISLFGFAALSAVILNKAMSLVVVLVALPARLAAVPASEVAAHWPVAVNLLAGSLLGAWAGAAWAVRMRSSTLYKVLAALMVLMAAALIITHISTMGPSALPLWAQVPCGVVAGFGIGVVAAIMGVAGGELLIPTIVLLFAVDIKTAGSLSLLVSLPTMLVAFARYSRDGSFAVVGANVRFTLVMAAGSIAGALLGGLLLGVFPSLVLIPALAAILLASAVKLARHD
- a CDS encoding FAD-dependent oxidoreductase — protein: MTEDHKAVAAGPGLSRRSFTTAAGTAAAVTAVASGAPAAATPVQAAPAAPARGADFDRCLAVARALLVVDDDDRPLVPRYERVLKDGLPAQRAATPKKVLVIGAGPAGLVTALLLKRAGHHVTVLEANGNRAGGRVKTFRSGGHERAAQPFADPRQYAEAGAMRLPGSHPLVMGLIDRLDLKKRRFHYVDVDGDGRPANRTWIHVNGIRMRRAEYARAPRRVNRSFGVPRARWDTPAAVILRSVLDPVRDEFSTVGADGKRVDKPLPERVRGWARVIQRFGDWSMFRFLTEHAGLDERTVDLIGTLENLTSRLPLSFIHSFIGSSLISPDTAFWELEGGTAVLPDALLAQVRDTVRFDRRVTRVEYHDPDRPSSDTRHVGREGARVWVDTVSEGRDGPVVREQFTADAAVVTVPFSGLRHVQISPLMSYRKRRAVAELHYDSATKVLLEFSRRWWEFTEADWKRELDRIGPKVYDAYRTGRAPSDGSLLGAHPSVPDGHITPGQRTHYAANRAVSRDQPEAAHVVGGGSVSDSANRFMYHPSHPVPGSSGGVVLASYSWADDALRWDSLDDEARYPYALCGLQQVYGQRVEVFYTGAGRTQSWLRDPYAYGEASVLLPGQHTELLPSIPAPEGPLHFAGDHTSLKPAWIEGALESAVRVALEVHTARPV